A DNA window from Vigna angularis cultivar LongXiaoDou No.4 chromosome 1, ASM1680809v1, whole genome shotgun sequence contains the following coding sequences:
- the LOC108347747 gene encoding probable lactoylglutathione lyase, chloroplastic, giving the protein MVRVVPMASSVRPTLFSLTFSPPSSLPLFNPSPRLSFSLSRYHNFGLKASRLFRQDGYPVRVMASGDVSQSVAAASPENVLEWVKQDKRRMLHVVYRVGDLDRTIKFYTECLGMKLLRKRDIPEERYTNAFLGYGPEDSHFVIELTYNYGVDKYDIGTGFGHFGIAVDDVVKAVELIRAKGGKITREPGPVKGGRSVIAFVEDPDGYKFELIERGPTPEPLCQVMLRVGDLNRSIEFYEKAFGMELLRTRDNPEYKYTIAMLGYGPEDKSTVLELTYNYGVTEYDKGNAYAQIAVGTDDVYKTAEAIKLAGGKVTREPGPLPGINTKITACLDPDGWKSVFVDNVDFLKELE; this is encoded by the exons ATGGTGAGAGTGGTTCCCATGGCTTCTTCGGTTCGACCCACTCTCTTCTCCCTTACCTTCTCTCCACCTTCCTCACTTCCTCTCTTCAATCCTTCTCCCCGTCTCTCCTTCTCTC TGTCTCGGTACCATAATTTTGGTCTGAAAGCTTCCAGATTGTTCAGACAAGATGGTTATCCCGTGAGAGTCATGGCATCAGGGGACGTGTCACAATCTGTAGCGGCTGCTTCACCAGAAAATGTGCTTGAGTGGGTCAAGCAGGACAAGAGAAGAATGCTTCACGTTGTGTATCGAGTTGGGGACTTGGACAGGACTATAAA GTTTTATACTGAGTGTCTGGGAATGAAGCTCCTCAGAAAGAGGGACATACCGGAGGAGAGATATACTAATGCCTTTCTTGGATATGGGCCTGAAGACTCACACTTTGTTATTGAACTGACATATA ATTATGGAGTTGACAAGTATGATATTGGAACTGGATTTGGCCATTTTGGTATTGCCGTTGATGAT GTTGTAAAAGCAGTGGAGCTAATAAGAGCTAAGGGTGGTAAAATAACAAGAGAGCCTGGGCCTGTAAAGGGAGGCCGTTCAGTAATTGCATTTGTTGAAGACCCTGATGGTTATAAATTTGAACTTATAGAAAGAGGTCCAACTCCTGAACCCTTGTGCCAAGTAATGCTCCGAGTGGGTGATCTTAATCGTTCCATAGAATTTTATGAGAAG GCATTTGGTATGGAGTTGCTTCGTACTCGAGACAATCCAGAATACAAG TATACCATAGCAATGCTGGGTTATGGTCCAGAAGATAAAAGCACTGTTCTGGAGTTGACTTACAATTATGGAGTCACTGAATACGATAAAGGAAATGCTTATGCTCAG ATTGCAGTAGGCACCGATGATGTGTACAAAACTGCAGAAGCAATTAAACTAGCTGGAGGGAAGGTTACTCGTGAACCTGGACCATTACCTGGTATCAACACCAAAATTACTGCATGCTTGGATCCTGATGGTTGGAAGTCG GTTTTTGTAGATAATGTTGATTTTCTAAAGGAGTTGGAATAG